The Megalobrama amblycephala isolate DHTTF-2021 linkage group LG16, ASM1881202v1, whole genome shotgun sequence genome includes the window TTATTTGGACTGTTAAGTCAGACTTACAAATTAATGTATGGCATTGCATTcgattttcaaatatatatatatatatatatatatatatatatatatatatatatatatatatatatatatatacacacacacacacacacacacacacacacacacacacacacacacacacacacacacacatacatatatatatatatatatatatatatatatatatatatatatatatatatatatatatatatatatatatatatatacatacatacatacatatacatacatatatatatatatatatatatatatatatatatatatatatatatatacatatacatatatatatatatatatatatatatatatatatatatatatatatatatatagtcaaaccaaaaattattcagacattttcgatatttttgatatattttaactAGTGGGTGctggacactatagttcatttatgtaagtgaggatagcaaaataaactaTGACATaatatacccaaaaattcttcatacagtggactaccagtaaaatgttaaaaatttggagccaaaaattattcagacactttgacctgactgtgttttgcttaagtgttatctgaaataattaagataattttttttattattattattatttttttttaaacttttaactttttaaactatagtgaaaaaactgtattaatgaatgaaatgttcaaggtgtctgaataaattttggttttgtgtgtgtgtgtgtgtgtgtgtgtgtgtgtgtgtgtgtatttttatatatatatatatatatatatatatatatatatatatatatatatatatatatatatatatatatatatatatatatatatatatatatatatatatatatatatatatatatataatttttttaatttccaattaccagtaagaaataaaaatttaaaaatggaaaatatttatataattaggTGGATTGCATACCAATTATTAGAgtaataaaatctatttatattttatttcttactGTTAATATCAATAAAagaaaacaactgctcatgatTATATAAACACTCAGtaaaaattgtttattatatatatatatatatatatatatatatatatatatatatatatatatgtatgtgtgtgtgtgtgtgacaaattactgtaatattacatggaaaataatattacaaaacataacaaaatatCCAACCAGCTGCCACTCATTTTACACAAAATAGCACAAGCACACTGTTCCTGCAATCTTAAATGatatttaaattgaaaatattgaaaataaaagcacaatgtgtttaataatgtttGTCTGATAGTATACTTCTTTTCCTATTGTTCTGACAGTATTTCTAAACAGTATCAGTCTCTGCAGGCAGGTAATGAATGGAGGAGGTGTATGGTCATCATCAATGTCATTTCCATACAACATCAGAGAGAACAGAAATAGCTCTTTTTGTCCCTGCGGTCTATCACACAAGGTTACGGCTCTCAGCTTTGCTCAACCCTGAGGCATATCTTTGATAGCTCACTTGATGCATGTGACCTATGTCAGTGTTAAAATGTGGTTAgctttatattttgaaatgttgtgACAAGTCTGGAGAGAATCGCATCCATGTTAATGTTCCATTCATATTTCATTATCTTACAAATGTTCAATGTTAATGTAATGAGAGTCATAACTGAGGCACGCATTGAACCGCTGCGGTTGGGTTTTGTTTCCATAGATTACCTCTGCGGTCCAGAGCAGAACATACACAAGATTGACTTCACCAGGTTCAAAATCCGAGACATGGAGACTGGCACAGTTCTTTTTGAGATCACCAAACCCCCTACAACAGGTAAGGCACAGGCTGCACATTTAAATGCAAGGCTTGTCTtgatcttttttcttttttttttctcccttatAAAGCCCTGATTTCCATTTAGATGCAGTGTGCTGCACAAGAGCCCTTCAAAGGCTCATTTGATAATGTTAACCCCTTTCTGATTCACAGAGAGTGGGGAGGATAGAACCGACTTTGACCAGAACGGCGGGCGCTTTGTGCGTTACCAGTTCACCCCCGCCTTCCTCCGACTACGCCAGGTTGGCGCCACGTAAGTGCAGTCAGTGGCAGGATTACACTTGATCCTAAATTGCAACCTAAAATTAGCCTGAAATCACACTTGAGTCTATTTGACTTAATCTTTAAAGGAGTCATATCACAGTGAATCAAATATTGAGATAAATGGGTTAATTGTACTATGAAAACATACCGTTTCACAACTTAAAACTTACTTCCAAGTGAAAAAAGACAGATAAATACTTGAACACATGACCCACCATGTCACAGGGGAGAAAGTAGGATAGATACCACTAGTCCTAAGCATCAGAAGAACTAATAAGACGAAGATTTGCCATATATACTTGCCAGTTCTGCTCATAAGTTTgaataccccttgcagaatatgcTTAAAACCTGGTGGGAGTAAACGTTACTGAAAGaaaattgtacttattttgCCTTCAGGGAAATGTAAATATCTCCTGTAGATTTTAAAGGGCAGTGCTAAatggaagaagaaaaaaatgagcttgaaacaaaataagaaaattgaATGCATCTTGAGCATGTTTTCACCTTCACCCAATAGTTGACtatgagtccctcagttgtgcTCAGTGTTAgtagatggatctcaaaattgTACACTGTTGAAAAGGgtttaaatatgcagaagatgctagAAAACCAAAGAATCTAAGGAACATTGCACTGAAGAACAGTGCACAGTTTAACTGCTCCAGACAAACAAGGGAACAACTATCAGAAACCAGAAAAACAGTTGTTGATTATTCACTCAAAAAACTCAAATtatccttgttcacattacttaaactCATGAAACTACATAAACTTAATTTAGCtgagttgtttctactaaaaatgagtattgtcagcttcacttaagtgtttgttcagtcaacttaacattgctgagtgAAACGCACAAATTAATGCTGACATAactaactgggcagtggatccgtagttcccagcatgctttgcaagggactgcattaggagagtaaatttagggaataaagtgttttttaatgtgtttttcagtaaagggaaagatgttgttagtttatgttagtgtttaatgttcagttatgtttttGCATATTGCATTCACAGATGcaaatagttaatttaattaggtaaattaagtcaataaatgtgttcaccttacgtaataaacataacattattaaaggattagtccacttttaaatacacttttcctgataaatttactcacccccatgtcatccaagatgttcatgtctttctttcgtcagtcgaaaagaaatgaaggtttttgaggaaaacattccaggattattctccttacagtggatttcagtggctaccaacagattgaaggtcaaaatcacagtttcagtgcagcttcaagggctttaaacgataccagatgagtaataagggtcttatctagcgaatcgatcggtcatttttgaaaaaaatacaaccgtttatactttataaacaaaatatcgcactgaacgtactttccgcttccgcattcttcattcttcataacgcttacgctgaatgttctacgccttccctattctacttgcggaacgaacgcggcgccagtttcgtttttttccgtaacttgaatagggaaggcgtaggacattcagcgtaagcgttatgaagaatgcggaagcggaaagtacgttcagtgcgattattttgtttataaagcataaactgttgtatttttttcgaaaatgaccgatcgattcgctagataagacccttattactcatctggtatcgtttaaagcccttgaagctgcactgaaactgtgattttgaccttcaatctgttggtagccactgaaatccactgtaaggagaataatcctggaatgttttcctcaaaaaccttcatttcttttcgactgacgaaagaaagacatgaacatcttggatgacatgggggtgagtaaatttatcaggaaaagtgtatttaaaagtggactaatcctaagtaaactgcacatataaatattatgtaacagtgacaaaTTCAAACGATTTGtttttactcaaagaaattttgtcagctttacttgaatttcttttgttcatataactaaattgttatttgtacaaAGTACTCAATAAAgttgcgtggaaccacttgacactgctttttttaagtaaatccaacaattcattttcaGGTAACAACACGCAATGTTAAGATtcaagggtatgtaaacttttgaacccCATTGAATCTTTTTTTCTTAGAGTGTTGTGTACATTATGTGTCTTATCTCCTTCCAGAACATGGCAGGAGCCAGTTTCATTGCTACATACTCCATCTGCCCTTAAATGTGTCCTTTCCCACCTCCACAGGGTGGAATTCACTGTAGGCGATGTTCCAATCAACAACTTCCGAATGATTGAGCGGCACTATTTCCGTggccagctgctgaagagttttgACTTTGAGTTTGGCTTCTGCATCCCAAGCAGTAAGAATACCTGTGAACACATATATGAGTTCCCACCTCTCTCTGAAGACATAAGTAAGTCATAAACCTTTTATGTGACTTAATATCTATTGATTGGTTTGTAGCAGGACATAATACAAGTGATATCGTGTTTCTTGCATCCCTCCACAGTGCGTGAAATGATCCTTCACCCATATGAGACACAATCCGACAGCTTTTACTTTGTGGACAACAAGCTAGTAATGCACAATAAGGCAGATTATTCCTACAACGGTGGACCGTAGAAAGTCTTTTTCAGCATTTGCAGAAATCTGCATACAGTTGCAGTGGACTGGCATAGGAACATCTACTGAAAGTGGCATCTAATATTGTACGTGATGGTgcatt containing:
- the unc119a gene encoding protein unc-119 homolog A isoform X1, with protein sequence MKVKQGCDAGVLCTTEEDLLKNTEITPDDVLGLQKITNNYLCGPEQNIHKIDFTRFKIRDMETGTVLFEITKPPTTESGEDRTDFDQNGGRFVRYQFTPAFLRLRQVGATVEFTVGDVPINNFRMIERHYFRGQLLKSFDFEFGFCIPSSKNTCEHIYEFPPLSEDIMREMILHPYETQSDSFYFVDNKLVMHNKADYSYNGGP
- the unc119a gene encoding protein unc-119 homolog A isoform X2; translation: MVMKQNYLCGPEQNIHKIDFTRFKIRDMETGTVLFEITKPPTTESGEDRTDFDQNGGRFVRYQFTPAFLRLRQVGATVEFTVGDVPINNFRMIERHYFRGQLLKSFDFEFGFCIPSSKNTCEHIYEFPPLSEDIMREMILHPYETQSDSFYFVDNKLVMHNKADYSYNGGP